Genomic window (Acinonyx jubatus isolate Ajub_Pintada_27869175 chromosome B1, VMU_Ajub_asm_v1.0, whole genome shotgun sequence):
TTGTGTGTGTAGTTGTGTGCCTGTCCTTGTGCTGGGCATTTTATAGGGATGATCTCCTTGAATCCTCCTGACGAGCCTGAAGGGAGGGGTtagacccatttcacagatgaaaaaacagagACTTGGAGAAGTGAAGCAACTTGTCCCCAGTCGTGGCTGCCTGTGGGTGGTGTCCCTGTTTCCTGAGGCAAGCTTGCCCAGAAGTTGCTGCGGTAGACGTGGAATGGCAGGATCCACACTCCCGAACTGGAGGAAGCAAACAGGAATGTGTGATGAACGGGCAAATGACACAAAAACTCCGAGGAAGGGGAAGGCCTGAAGTTAAAGGGTGTTGAGGGAGCTTTCATGGGAGCTGGAGCTTCACCTGCCCTCATTCCTAGAATGCGCTTTGAGTGGGGAGCACGGTCTTTTGGGCCCCTAGGCTGAAATGGTGACACTTTCTCAGGCCCAAGatctccacctccacccccctccccgccagcctCTTTGCTAGCCTGGCTGCTCTGCAGCTCCTGCCTTTTCTGACTCCAGAGCGCTCAAGTTCATCTGTGCATCCACATCAgcctccaggcctttgctccAGCTGTATGACTCTCCTGCCCTCTGAACAGTCTTTCTTTCCTGGCCCCCCATAGCCTTCCTTTGAGACCTGCTTTCTCCCAGAAGCCTTCCGTGACTTGCCAACTCCTCTTCAAGCTACTAAAGCTCCTGATCTCTGGCTGGCTCACCAGTCTTGGGCTCACAGTGGGCTGCTTGGGTGTGCCAGTCCCCAGCTGGCCTCCCTTAAACCTGATTTGCTTTGTAATCCCCACCTCATTCAACCCGACTGCCTCATACCTTCATGCCATTCCCCCTGACATGATCTTCCGCCTCTACTCaactctctgtcctcctcctatGTGCCCTGTGAACCTCACTCAGACACCACCTATCCCAGGAAGCCCTCTGTGAGCACGCCCCCCTGCCTCCTTAGAGTTGATTGGTCATCCAGACCACACCATAGCTATTCTTACACGAACCTCTCTGTTTTTGCCTTGAGCACATCCTATTTTCTCCCCCAATTCATTGTGGCTTCATAAAGAACAGACTTGCAACTTATTCACTTTTGTATCCAGCCTGGAATAAGTGGTGGTTTAGCCAAAGTGAAATGTCGTCGTATGTGTGTGGCTCAGTGAAGGCCCACTTATTCTCTGACTTGTGAGCTCCAGCATCACTTCCTCCGTGAAgcttccccccacttccccaggGTGGGACTAAGAGCACCTCGTACTCATTTGTTAATATGCCGACTCCAACAGTCAccccacagtgcccagcacagggcctgacatgtaAGAGGCCCCAGTGAATGTTTGCTGGTAAAAGAACAAAGGCACTAAGTGagtataagctccttgagggcagagatggCCTGTGCTTTCATCTTTGTGCACTGTACCTCTTTGTGCCCATCACAGAACCTTGAAAATGCCAGGGTCTCTACAACACACACATTTGCCAAATCGCTGCTGCTGCAGTTATACGGGTTCCAAGACATCCTgaggccagaggggaaggggtagtAAGGAGAATTCCAAGTTCTGGGGCATTTCTGGCCAAGCATACACGTGATCCTGAGACTAGAGCCTTGGGTGTGGGCTGGGCTTCCCTCAGAGCCTGCCCTGTCCCTCTGACAATCACTGAGATGTCTGCCTTCTTCGACACTGCTTCCCTCTGCATGGGGGGCCTGGCCCTAGGGCCCCCTAACTCTGGCCTGCCCATAGCCCTCAACCTCCTATTATCCACTAGTATGCCCAGGTAGGATCAAGGCTGGACTTCTGCTGCAATTGACTTAGGGCACAGatgtgctgggctccatgctgggcacccAGTAGGGAGATGAGACAACCTAGGCCAGCCCCCTTGCAAGAACATACCTCTGCTTGGCCTCAGTACTAGTCCCACTCGGTTTGTGCCCAGGGCTTACTTTCTGGCTTCTCAGTCCACCTTGCCTGCTCGAGGGTCTCCTCCATTGCCTCCCAGTTGCCAGGTGCGTGTGGTCCTGAATTCCTGGCctcctctttcctgcctctgcacTGCCCCACCTTCTTTTGGACCTTAGATggctcccccctctccctgcctcttcagCCCCTCTCAGCCTGTGGCCCTTTCATGTCCTGgtcccccttcctgcctctggcctCCAGGTGCACTTGGCCCCCTGCTGTAGTCTTAACCACCACTCTTGGGCTGCAGATAGTTAACCTCTTGTTTCAACACGGCCCTGGCCCAAGCTGAGTTGGGGAGTCTGCGCTGGCACTGCCCCACCCATAAGGGGGTTGACAAGAGCACCCAGGCTCTCGCCCCTTGTCCCTGATAAACATCAGGGATAATGGCTGGGTAGGGGGCAGAAATGCCGGCAGGAGGATGATGCCTGCTGCTCAGGAAACCCTGGGGGCCAGAGCCTGGTTGCTAGGCAGAAGGTCTTGAGCCTGGGGCAGAATGAGGTAGCTTTCTCTACTAGGGTGGTTAGATgccgggaggggagggtgggggagggaggatggggcaCTGGGGAGGTGTGGGCTGAGAAGAGGAATTAGGTCAGGGATGTGGGTGGGTGGGCATGAGGGGAGGGGGCATCTACTGTAGAGCTTCCTCCTGGCTCCAAAAGCATTTCCacacttcccttcctctctccccctcaccccaggTCCTGGGGGAATTCTCCCCGgtattccccctcccccatgccctccCGGTCCAGGCTTTGCCacaagggtggggggcagagtggggggaggCCAGCCTCAGCTGTCTGAAGGATGGAGGGGCTGGGGAAGTAGGGCTAGGTGCCCAGACGGCCGCGTGTGTGGGAGGGGATGTCCTCAGATGCCCTCCACCCGGCAGTCCCCGCTCTGACGTgggtgccccccccctccccgcccggaTTAGTGGCAGCTTGGCCTGACTCTCCGGGgctccttcccccgcccccgcctgctGCCCTCCCCTGGGCAGGGGGCTGTTCCACCCGAGGGGCACTGTGCTTGCCCAGGTAAGGGGCTCTGGGGACAGCGTGAGGGCAGCTGGCTCGTGAGTGCTGCTGTGCTTGTCAGCATGAATGTGTGtatcagagtgtgtgtgtgtatgtgtgtgtgtgctcttgagGGCTCTATGTGAGCCTGGGGTGGGCCAGTACGCATCTGGGGGTGCTGGTCAGCTTGCCTTTGTCCACGAATTCAGCATTGTGTCCCCGCGTGTGTGGCTTTCCTTCTGtgtttgtgtctttgtgtgtctCCTTAGATCTTCTCCGTCCTCAGGCACAGAATAGCCAGCTATAAGGGCTCTGTGGGCCGGTGGCATGGGCTGTGAAGCAAGATGGGGAGCTGGGTGAGGGTGGAAAGGGCCTTCTCCCCGCACCTCCCTATAACCCCCTCGGCATTTCAGGAACCTATTCTGAGAGTCCTGTTCTAGTCCAGAGACTGTGACCTAACAAGGCAGACAAGGCAactgggggtgaggtggggggagttGTCTGTCATACTGCCCTGGGACAGTCCCCATCTCCTTTGGGATGACAGTGACAGGCCCTCAGCACCCAGGACAACCCAGAGTCCCACCCTGCCCTTCCCAGCCTCTTCTAGGCCCTAAGCTGAAGGGCCCAGACTTCTCCCCCCTAGACTCTCCGACCAGCTTTGGCTGCCAGAGGACACAGATGGGGGACCACAGGCACACCCCAGCCCCCCATCTGCATTGTGGAGCCAGCCTGGGGGAGGGTCTGGGGCTTGGGATCTTGGCATTGCAGTCTGCATTAGACCCTCCATGATCATATTCCTGGGCACACTCAGGTCCAGGCCACCCCtcaggggagctgggggaggaagggagtgtTAATAACTTAGTCATGTAAACAACCCCTACCAGCCTGCCCTGCCACAGAAGCGGCCtctggggggaggtggaggggctgAGTGAATCTATGCCAACATGACCCAAGTCCTGCCCAGTGCCCCTTCAGGACTCCTCTTCTTAggccccctcctcttctccccatctGGGAAAAGGATTCCTGCCTTTGTCTCTTGGGAGGAAGGCTTGCTCCCAGCTCTTCATGGCTCCCCTCTCCAGGCTAGAGGCATCTGAGAGCTCATCCCTTGGTTGGGATGGGTGTGGGTGGGGTGGTGCTGCCTCTGTCCTAGGCCGGGTGAAGGCAGGCCAAGGACGGCTTCCATAGGGTGGCAGGGGAGCTGTGGGGTGAGAGGTGGGGGGGCCTGAGGGGAAGGGAAGCGCCCGTTGGGCGTGTGGGTTTCTATGTGTGTCTGAatctgtctgtgtgtgtttgaatcTGTCTGTTTGTGTCTGTGCTCTGGAACCACCCCCGCAGAGGAGCCGGGATGCTTCCTCGGGTGGAGGGTGCCCTGCTTTcccatttcctctcctcctctctgctccctcccagcAGCCACTCCCATGGGCTGCTCTCCAGTGCTGGGCCTGGAAGCACTAGGAACTGGGATAGGGCAGACCCCCAGAACACCAGGCTGGAGCAGGTGTTGGGGCTCATGTggtcccacctcctctctggacACTTGGTGAAACCTAGGCCCATAGAGCAGGGACAGACCAGAGCCTAGGTCTCCCGGAACTGCTAAGGCAGGACACGGGGCCTGCTACTGGGACTTGGAAGGGGGCTTTAGTCAAGAATGGTGAAGAGCAGCTTGGCCAGGTGAGGATGAGGTAGGGCAGACCTGGGCCACGGGGGGTGTACCCATGTGCCAGAGCTGAAGGACCACAAGCAAGTGGTCCAGCAGGCACAGGGTCAGCTGGCGTGGGTCAGGAGCCCATCACTGACCCGTGAGAACCCGACTGCCCCTGCCAGCTCTGGCACTGCCCCCTCCCAGCCGCCCCGCCCTAGCACCCCGGGGGGCACCCCGCCCCACCATGGCCTGGTCCGGCCCCTCCCGCCCTTTGCTCCAGTTCCCGGGCTTGGCACCTATAGTGGGGGTGCTGCCCGCCTGCCAGGCTCCGGGGCCGGGCCCACGGGAGGGTGGGGCGGCTGGGAAGCTGGCACCCTGCCCCGGGGGAGCCTCTCTCGGCAGGCGCCCGGGTGccgcgggggggaggggggaacaaagGGCTCATTCTCCCCGTGCGCAGCCGGTGGCATCGCCGGGGCGTTGGCGGAAGCCCCCAGGGCCCGGGAGGGGGCAGGCCCAGGCGGGGCCGCCGAATCACGGGCTCCTGTTTCCCGCAGGGTGCTGGAGGAGGAAACCGGCGGAGCAGCTTCCCCACTCTCAGTTGCGCGTCTGGCGATGGCGATGAGAGGTCTTGCTGCGCTGTCCGCCGCGCTCTCCCTCCATTAGCCGCGCTGCGCCGTGCTGCGCCCTCTCTGGTGCTTCTCTCCTGGGACCCGGGATCGGGCCCCCCCTTCCAGGCACgaccccctcccccggcccttCGGCCTTTCCCCCGACTCGGCCGTTTCCGACCCGGGGCGCACGTTCCCCCCGGCCCGGCTCCCACTCTCCCTCCGGGGGCACCCGCTCCCTAGCCCCGGCCCGGCCCTCCCCGCGGCGCAGCACGGAGTCTCGGCGTCCCATGGCGCAACCCACGGCCTCGGCCCAGAAGCTGGTGCGGCCAATCCGCGCCGTGTGCCGCATCCTGCAAATCCCGGAATCCGACCCCTCTAACCTGCGGCCCTAGagcgcccccgccgccccggggGAAAGAGAACGCGAGCGCGCTGAGCAGAGAGCGGGAGAACGCGTCCTCGCTCGCCGGCCGGGAGGCCCCGGAGCCGGCCCATGGGGAGCGGGCGCCCGGCGCCGGCCACGAcgaccgccgccgccgcccgcgccgcgcCCGGCCTGCGAAGCCCAGGTAAGGGCCGAGAGGGGGCGCCAGGGGCGGGCCTTCAGGGGATACTCGTAGCGGGGCATTTCTGAGGCAAGCTTGGGCTGCACGCAGCGAGTGAGTTCCCTGTGCTTTTCCAGTGTGCTTCTCCGGGCTGGGCCACAGATCTAAAAGTTAGGATGCCAGACAGGGCTGGACTGCGACGGAATGGTGGCCCCAGAAAACCCGAGCGACCTCATGCCAAGGCTCTCTGGGCTCCCTCACCTTTCTCCTGGGGCTTCATCCAGCCGGCAGAGGGGGCCGTGCTGGGAGAGCGCTGCGGTTCTGGTGCCACCTGTCATCCTGGTCCTTTGCATGCACGTTCAATTTTCcctcctttgcctctctctggggCCCAGCCCGCTTTCcccgcctccttccctccccctgccaggcTGCAGTTACCAGCGGCCGCCAGCAGCCCTGGCACTGCCTGCTGGACTGGAGCGGCTTGACCCATCCCAGCTGAGTCCTCTTAATCCCCCTCTTCAGTGCTGGCTCACTCCTTCCCTTGGGGGCAGTGGTGAAGATCCCAGCCCCCAGCAGTTGCCCGGGGACTCTGCTTCAGAAGCCAAGAAACTGTACAGAGCTGGGAAGAGACACACTAGGGGCTGCCCAAGTGTAGGGAAAGATACCAGCCAGCAGCCCTGCCTGGCAGCTCTCCCCAGTGACTCTGGCCTGCCCTGCCTTCACTTCCCACCCCTATAAGCTTGAGTAGGGCTGAGGGGTGGGTAGGCAAGCAGTACCCCCAGATCCACAGACTGCAATGTGGGAAGAAGCCTCTGAGACTCCCAATTTCCAAGCCCTATTTTGCACAAGGGCACACTGACGTCCAGAGGAGTGatatgacttgcccaaggtcatgcagcagGTGCTGAGTCAGGGCCAGGATCTAGCCTTCTTGTCCCCTTGTGCAGCACCTCCCACCGAGCTCATCTTTTGGGTTCTTCCCCCTTGCCCTTCCCAATGGCTCGTGACCAGGGTCCAGGCTCAGCAATGCAAGGACATGTTATCCTAGAAATGGCAGTCTTTGCTGAGGGGCTCTGGCCCAGGTGGGTTGTCAAGTCCCAGGTATTTGGGCAAAGGGGTGACCTCCCCACACTTGAGCATCCCACCCAGGCAGGTCCTTTGAGTCACATGTGGGCAGGCAGTATGGAGTCTAGCTGTGGGTTGGCACTTGCCTTACTGGTTTGAGCTGCCTTGGTGCTGCCAGGGCGGTGCCTGCTCTGTAGCAGGTGGTAGGGTGCTTGGGGCATGTGCCTGAGAAACTCATGCTTTGTTGGTTATGCTCCAGGGAACCCCTCTTGGaaagccccatgagggcaggagAGTAATGGAGAGTACGCCCAGCTTCCTGAAGGACGCCCCAGCCTGGGAGAAGATAGCCCCTGAGAATGGCATTGTGGGACAGGAGTCGGATACCCTGCCTCGAGATGGCCTGCGTCGTGGGGCACTGTGCCTGGGAGAGTCTGCCCCCTTCTGGAGGGGTGTCCTAAGCACCCCAGACTCTTGGCGTCCCCCTGGCTTTCCCCAGAGCCCCAAGGACACGCTCCCACTGGTGGAGGGAGAAGACCCCCGCAATGGGGAGAGGAAGGCCAGCTGGCTGGGCAGCAAAGAGGGTCTGCGCTGGAAGGAGGCAATGCTAAACCACCCACTGGCACTCTGTGGCTCCGCGTGCCCGCCCCGCTATGGCCCCCTGATTCCTGAGCATAATGGTGGCCATCCCAAGAGTGACCCTGTGGCCTTCCGGCCCTTGCACTGCCCCTTCCTGCTGGAGACCAAGATCCTGGAGCAAGCTCCCTTCTGGATGCCCACCTGCTTGCCACCCTACCTAGTGTCCAGCCTGCCCCCAGAGCGTCCATGTGACTGGCCCCTGGCCCCACACCCCTGGGTGTACTCAGGGGGACAGCCCAAAGTGCCCTCTGCCTTTGGCTTAGGCAGCAAGGTGAGTGATGGAGCAGAGAAGGTACCTGAGGCTCAGGCCACACGAGGTAGCTCAGTGATCCCTGAGCAGCCCTGCCAGGGCCATACAACTCTGCTCTTCCATTCTGATGACAAGATAAGACAGCACCCAAGTAGTCAGCTCAGAGTCAACCCCAAGCAATTCTTCTTCTGAGCAATTCCATCTCACAAAGCCTTCCTTGCCTTTGGGCCATTTCAGGGTTGACTCACCCATTGTCCACCCAGAACAAATCCCTGGGAACTGGGATCTCAGAATGTGTGGTCTCATCCTGGGGTTGTGGGGCAGATGAGGCTGTCTGTCTGGGAGTGGGACATGAGGGTGCCCCATGGCCTGTGTCTACggcacctccccctgccccaggcaacCCACCCACATGCCTAggaataagatttaaaatattttaagaccagTATGGTACTGGTCATCAAACAATCTCAATAGATTCTGGAGGCCCTTTGGGGGTGGCAAGCACTAACCTTTTAGTTGCTGGATTTGTGCGGAGGTCTGAGAAATCCTGGGGGAAGGATCTGGGGTGgccagggcagtggggaggcaCTTAGGGAGCAGTGCCTATAAACCAGGCTTGAGTTCTTCAGTGTTTTCACAACCCTTGAGGCCACACAGGCGCACACCTGCTGGTTGTCGGTTCTGTTCGTCCTTTGAAGCACTGGGGATCAAAGTCAGCACTAGCTccatcccttctcttctctttaggGCTTTTACCACAAGGATCCAAGTGTTCTCAGGCTGGCAAAGGAGCCATTGGCAACTGTGGAACCTGGGTTGCTGGGCTTAGCCCCTGGTGGGCGTCTCCAGAGAACTGGGGAAGTGGAACGTCCTTCATTCCAtcagagagacggagaggcaGGAGTCAGCAGGCATCAGaatctttgcccatttctccTGGGACATCCAGATGCTGTTCCCCAGAACCCCTGGCCCACTTGTCCCCCAGGCCTGGTTCATACTCTTGGCAACGTCTGGGCTGTACCAGGGGGTGGGAGCCTTGGGTGCCAGCTGGGGCCATCAGCCACGCTGaggtgcccctctcctgggcCTCCTACCACGCAGGTGGGCTGTTGTTCGTCTCACCCACCTGCTAGAGATAGAGATCTTGGCCCTTGTGGGAAGTGCCAGGAGCGCCTAGAGGGGGGCACCATTGGGCCCAGTGAATCCAACGAGGAAGCAAACAAGACCTCTGGTCCCAGGGCCTGCCCACCCAGCCATCATACCAAGCTGAAGAAGACATGGCTCACACGACACTCAGAGCAGTTCAGGTGTCCAGGTGGCTGCCCTGGCGATGAGGAGAACCCATCTGCCCACCTGCAGGCCCTCAAGAGGGCAAGCAGCCCTGAGGTCCAGGGGGCAGGTGGCAGCCCAGCTGCCAAGCGCCCACCCAACCCTTTCCCAGGCAGTGCGGGGCAGGGGGCCAGAGATTGGCAGGAGATCCTCAACTCATCCTTTGGGAACAAAGTGGAGGCAGAACAGCATGATGACCACAGAGGTAAGTGTGCA
Coding sequences:
- the HRURF gene encoding protein HRURF: MAQPTASAQKLVRPIRAVCRILQIPESDPSNLRP